From the Desulfobacterales bacterium genome, one window contains:
- a CDS encoding sigma 54-interacting transcriptional regulator produces MDTKAFAILLSGLDQQSLYSLQVAALLGDTFSLDHVLELTNIKPSKLLVLLDEMLKLGVMGEKLELGKGNYCFITPNAIKPILKSMTDEQKISCQSGIIDYLERNLPDDENKPIILSERYLRFRGRKQDPHYMKKAADHLIAGHKTAEALILYDKIITGLLGKDRNTLEDMLLIESVMSYAPIAVNLHPAEKIFPLIEKSILIAEARKNIRARAMLELCLGHLHQSQGNSLNASPHYDEGWRLAQGTGDQDLIRTASKFFALSLFWQGKLEEAIHMYEITLGNVEQISPDLRDLWANLMLAHCYGKTGRVARGVGLAEAIRERAAAKNHLKTQGYAHAVIAAILLEARQIEDAEPHIRKALSIGETTGSDLILRMAKACRAYEYFSKGNLPEAKRELVSAIHLAMKLGQHHHPSSLIIEILWSLHRADLDIEEYSFISELNRLLHWPDITMRGVALRYQAIVKQMSGASVEEIEPLLNESHDLLKKAGARIELAKTQIELARWFVEKGDILSAKKAANIAYRSLTEIDMDWFPSGLLFLVQEQPKEMRLSYGISKLAAATDSLPDYNAYLGKVVTILTDMFGAERSVILLNDGEGSNVVLKIAAARNFIPEELDYFNKNPLPKFISTVLKRERPLIISNLKTNSKFFNLFQDTTPIKSLALLPLVLNESVFGLIYTDNRLLKGVFQKKDLVLMTAIATQITLALKSVSLAKELQHIKDKGRENSFFEKQTLTHKDFPRLIGASKAITDVLNKVRKVADTDATVLIHGETGVGKELIAQSIHHLSRRADGPFIAVNICALNENLLQSELFGYEKGAFTGAERSKAGRFEMADGGTILLDEIGDLSMESQVQLLRVLEQGEFERVGGTRTVRSDFRLIVATNRNLQDMVARGNFRSDLFYRISTFPIHILPLRERKEDIPGLVHHFLKKYSEQHRKKIKSIPDTEMKKLLDYSWPGNIRELEHYTERAVILSANERLTITDFAETRPVSHEKEAPAQTELRSLEEIERNHITSVLDHCRGRIRGEQGAAKILGMKPSTLEYRIKKLAIKNKNGR; encoded by the coding sequence ATGGATACGAAAGCGTTTGCTATTCTCTTAAGCGGGTTAGATCAACAAAGCCTGTATTCCCTGCAAGTAGCGGCTCTTTTAGGGGATACCTTTTCATTGGATCATGTGTTGGAACTCACCAACATCAAACCCTCAAAGCTCTTAGTGCTCCTTGATGAAATGCTCAAACTGGGTGTTATGGGGGAAAAATTGGAGTTGGGAAAAGGCAACTATTGTTTCATCACCCCAAACGCCATCAAACCCATCTTAAAATCCATGACGGACGAACAAAAAATATCCTGCCAATCCGGCATTATCGATTATCTGGAACGAAACCTGCCCGACGATGAAAACAAACCAATCATTCTATCGGAACGTTACCTCCGTTTCAGGGGGCGCAAACAAGACCCCCATTATATGAAAAAAGCAGCGGACCATTTAATTGCCGGTCATAAAACGGCTGAGGCGCTTATACTGTATGACAAAATCATCACCGGTCTTTTGGGGAAAGACAGGAACACACTGGAGGACATGTTATTAATTGAATCCGTTATGTCCTATGCCCCCATTGCGGTCAATCTTCACCCGGCTGAAAAGATTTTCCCGCTTATAGAAAAATCAATTTTAATCGCTGAAGCACGAAAAAACATCAGAGCAAGGGCGATGCTGGAATTGTGCCTCGGCCATCTCCATCAATCTCAAGGCAACAGCCTAAACGCATCACCTCATTATGATGAGGGTTGGCGCTTGGCACAAGGGACAGGGGACCAGGATTTAATCAGAACGGCATCCAAATTTTTTGCCTTATCGTTGTTCTGGCAAGGGAAACTGGAAGAGGCCATCCACATGTACGAAATTACACTTGGAAACGTGGAGCAGATTTCACCTGACCTGCGGGATCTCTGGGCCAATCTTATGCTGGCGCATTGTTACGGCAAAACGGGCCGCGTTGCGCGTGGCGTGGGCCTGGCCGAAGCCATCAGAGAGCGGGCGGCAGCTAAAAATCATCTTAAAACACAGGGCTACGCCCATGCCGTGATTGCCGCGATATTATTGGAGGCGCGCCAAATTGAAGACGCCGAACCGCATATCCGCAAAGCATTGTCCATAGGAGAAACGACCGGCAGTGATCTGATACTCCGGATGGCCAAAGCATGCAGAGCGTATGAATACTTTTCTAAAGGGAATCTACCAGAAGCCAAAAGAGAGCTGGTTTCGGCAATTCATCTTGCGATGAAATTGGGCCAGCATCACCACCCGTCCTCATTAATTATTGAGATTTTATGGTCTCTTCATAGAGCCGACCTTGATATCGAGGAATATTCTTTTATCTCTGAATTAAATCGATTGCTCCATTGGCCGGATATTACCATGAGAGGAGTGGCATTAAGATATCAGGCAATCGTAAAGCAGATGTCCGGAGCATCCGTTGAAGAGATTGAACCGCTGCTGAACGAAAGTCATGACCTTCTCAAAAAAGCCGGTGCCCGCATCGAACTGGCGAAAACACAAATCGAACTGGCCAGATGGTTTGTTGAAAAGGGGGATATCCTCAGCGCAAAAAAGGCCGCCAATATCGCCTATCGCTCGCTGACGGAAATCGATATGGATTGGTTCCCTTCAGGGTTATTGTTCCTGGTTCAAGAACAGCCGAAGGAGATGCGCCTGTCTTATGGCATTTCAAAACTGGCCGCTGCCACTGATTCCCTGCCGGACTATAATGCCTATTTGGGAAAAGTGGTGACCATTCTAACCGATATGTTCGGGGCAGAACGTTCGGTTATTTTGTTAAACGATGGTGAAGGTTCGAATGTCGTATTGAAAATTGCCGCCGCTCGTAATTTTATCCCGGAAGAGCTTGACTATTTCAATAAAAACCCATTGCCAAAGTTTATAAGCACCGTTTTGAAACGTGAACGCCCCTTAATCATTTCCAACCTTAAAACAAACTCGAAATTTTTCAACCTGTTCCAGGATACGACACCCATAAAGTCGCTCGCGCTCTTGCCTTTGGTGTTGAACGAAAGCGTTTTCGGTCTGATTTATACGGATAACCGCCTCCTCAAAGGCGTCTTCCAGAAAAAAGACCTGGTGTTGATGACCGCAATCGCCACCCAAATAACACTTGCCCTGAAAAGCGTGTCTCTTGCCAAGGAATTGCAGCACATAAAAGATAAGGGCCGGGAAAATTCTTTTTTTGAAAAACAAACCTTAACGCACAAGGACTTCCCCAGACTGATTGGCGCCAGCAAAGCGATTACAGACGTGTTGAATAAAGTCAGAAAGGTTGCGGACACAGATGCCACCGTGCTTATTCACGGCGAAACCGGCGTCGGGAAAGAATTAATCGCTCAATCCATCCATCATCTGAGCAGACGGGCGGACGGGCCTTTTATCGCCGTCAACATTTGCGCTCTCAATGAAAACCTCCTACAAAGCGAGTTGTTCGGCTACGAAAAAGGCGCTTTTACCGGGGCGGAACGGTCAAAGGCGGGACGATTTGAGATGGCCGACGGGGGCACGATTTTATTGGACGAAATCGGCGATCTCTCCATGGAATCCCAGGTTCAACTCCTCAGGGTTCTGGAACAAGGTGAGTTTGAACGCGTGGGAGGCACCCGGACCGTCCGCTCCGATTTTCGCCTGATCGTGGCGACCAATCGAAATTTGCAGGATATGGTCGCCAGGGGGAATTTTCGTTCCGACCTGTTCTACCGTATCAGCACCTTTCCCATTCATATTCTTCCATTACGGGAAAGGAAGGAAGACATTCCAGGCCTTGTACACCATTTTCTAAAGAAATACTCCGAGCAGCACCGGAAAAAAATCAAAAGCATACCGGACACCGAGATGAAAAAGCTTCTCGACTACTCCTGGCCCGGAAATATCAGAGAGCTTGAACACTACACCGAACGAGCGGTGATACTTTCAGCAAATGAGCGCCTCACCATTACCGATTTTGCCGAGACCCGGCCCGTTTCGCATGAAAAAGAGGCCCCGGCCCAAACCGAATTGCGGTCCCTTGAGGAAATCGAACGAAACCACATCACAAGCGTTTTGGATCATTGCAGGGGCAGAATCCGGGGGGAACAAGGGGCCGCCAAAATCTTGGGGATGAAGCCCTCTACCCTCGAATACCGTATTAAAAAATTGGCGATAAAAAATAAAAACGGTCGCTGA
- a CDS encoding TolC family protein produces MNKILVTGIAVILAISTSAGAEAQKSAIIPFPALTLQKAVETAVEHNSRIKDATEQRNRSIEYKKSAISDFFAKAEANYRYTRMRNAPYVLIGGAQIQTAHDRLNHWDVSLVQPVFTGFALSSQYRIAKNNVEIETCEREQTLIDLVQQVKAAFLNALLAEKIRNVTEEQVSALRGHTEDAKKYYDQGIIPHNDLLKSQVALANALQQQEKAKADVILAISRLNLLMATDMNTERTLAERKIGPVFNFNMDALVKEGLKNRPLLKALRLGLENQASAVTLARSDYYPQISLVGMVEQNGEDWAESNNDFSNPHNAAIAFYAKWTFFEWGKTRFRVSGGLHAKNALAERILEVEDGVRLEIQKAYLDLDVSRNNIQTAEQALEQAEENWRITKLQYDQQVVNSTEVLDARAFLTQADTNYYHALYGCMISLSELERAVGRR; encoded by the coding sequence ATGAACAAGATTTTGGTAACCGGTATCGCCGTTATTCTGGCAATATCAACAAGCGCCGGTGCGGAAGCGCAAAAATCAGCTATCATACCCTTTCCGGCCCTCACGCTTCAGAAAGCTGTCGAAACGGCAGTTGAACATAATTCCCGAATCAAGGATGCCACAGAACAGCGGAACCGCTCGATAGAATACAAAAAAAGTGCGATCTCCGACTTTTTTGCCAAGGCCGAAGCCAATTACCGCTATACGCGGATGCGTAACGCCCCCTATGTTCTCATCGGCGGCGCGCAAATACAGACGGCCCATGACCGGCTGAACCATTGGGATGTTTCACTTGTTCAGCCGGTTTTCACCGGATTTGCACTATCGTCCCAATATAGAATCGCCAAAAACAATGTGGAAATTGAAACCTGTGAACGGGAGCAGACCCTGATCGATCTCGTTCAACAGGTAAAGGCGGCCTTTTTAAATGCGCTGCTGGCTGAAAAGATACGCAATGTCACGGAAGAGCAGGTAAGCGCCCTGCGCGGGCACACCGAGGATGCCAAAAAATACTACGACCAGGGCATCATTCCGCACAACGATCTGCTAAAATCTCAGGTGGCCCTGGCCAATGCCCTCCAGCAGCAGGAAAAGGCAAAAGCGGACGTAATCCTGGCGATATCCCGTCTGAATCTTCTCATGGCAACCGACATGAATACTGAACGAACGCTTGCAGAACGCAAGATCGGCCCCGTTTTCAATTTTAACATGGATGCCTTGGTTAAAGAGGGCCTGAAAAACAGGCCCCTGCTCAAAGCGCTGCGGCTGGGGTTGGAGAACCAGGCATCCGCCGTGACATTGGCCAGAAGCGATTACTATCCCCAGATCTCCCTGGTCGGCATGGTTGAACAAAACGGCGAGGATTGGGCGGAATCGAACAATGATTTCAGTAACCCGCATAATGCCGCCATTGCGTTTTATGCAAAATGGACCTTTTTCGAATGGGGAAAAACCCGGTTCCGGGTGTCCGGGGGGCTGCACGCAAAAAACGCGCTGGCGGAACGAATCCTCGAAGTCGAAGACGGGGTCCGGCTCGAAATTCAAAAAGCCTATCTGGATCTTGACGTCTCCCGCAACAACATTCAAACCGCGGAACAAGCCCTGGAACAGGCCGAAGAAAACTGGCGGATCACGAAACTCCAGTACGATCAGCAGGTGGTAAACTCTACTGAAGTGCTGGACGCCCGGGCATTTCTGACCCAGGCGGACACCAACTACTATCACGCGCTTTACGGGTGCATGATATCCTTAAGTGAATTGGAAAGAGCGGTTGGGAGAAGATAA
- a CDS encoding efflux RND transporter permease subunit, whose translation MNISDFSLNNRTTVMVVMAAILISGLHAYLRLGKMEDPAFTIKTALIVTPYPGASPHEVEQQVTRVVETAVQNTDEVEHIRSFSRAGVSMVYVDMYEHNRADAIQQLWDMLRRNVQRCRLPPGAGPSQVYDDYSDVYGIFLALTGEGFTTAQLQDYADFIKRELMLVPDVKRIELFGNRTEQITIQISRAKCAGLGIAPEQIINVLNPQNELVNAGSMEIDAKRLRIQTTGAFGGPADIAGLLIQDRTGSQILLKDLADISRGYVEPPEPMMRFNGRPAIGIAIAAASGANVVTMGDAIQARIDELMADLPVGIALEGVYYQSRLVKGAIKQFMTNLLESVGIVIAVLLISMGFRSGLIIAGNLILSILGTLLVMQIWCIELQRISLAALILVMGMIVDNAIVVTDATLTRLQQGELRWNAIAQPPRMTAWPLLGATVIACLAFLPIFVAPVNAGEYCASLFLVVSIALMISWVLSMSQTPVFCYYFLKVSPTKGSKAPHSGLSYRLYQRILSTALTHRTLTLLIMAGLLAAGGFGFQRVPQWFFAESDRAQFFIDYRRPEGTRIQAMADDLAILEAHLGSLPEVKEYAACIGQGAPRFTAPLTPPPPAACFGQMVVNVHDYNNIDVLIEHLESWFMEHLPDGEPHMWKHITGPTADYKVEVRFFGPDPKVLRHLAEQAKAIMRKDPRARNICDDWRERVPVLETVFAQQKARAAGVERRHLADTLLGLEEGLTVGLYREKDDLIPVKVRFDPIQSTSLETLPVWGNKPASTPLCQVINRQTVIWEDPIIWRYDRRRVIRAQCDPVRGVTADTLLKRLRPAIEAIPLPPAYSLSWEGEDELSRRDIAGLQKFLPATLIGMSLILVFLFNSVRKPLIIILTVPLSIVGIALGLLVFRMPFGFLSMLGVYSLIGMLIKNAVVLIDQITVEIKAGKAPDRAIMDSCTSRMRPVMMASMTTILGMIPLVSDAMFGSMAVTIMCGLAFATLLTLLVVPVLYSLFFRQENIA comes from the coding sequence ATGAATATATCCGACTTTTCATTGAACAACCGGACCACTGTGATGGTCGTTATGGCGGCGATTTTGATCAGCGGCCTGCATGCCTACCTTCGATTGGGAAAAATGGAAGATCCCGCGTTTACCATCAAGACCGCCCTGATCGTCACACCCTACCCCGGTGCGTCTCCCCATGAGGTGGAGCAGCAGGTTACCCGCGTGGTCGAAACGGCGGTCCAGAACACCGACGAGGTGGAGCATATCCGCTCCTTTTCCCGGGCCGGCGTGTCCATGGTCTATGTGGACATGTACGAGCATAATCGTGCCGATGCGATTCAGCAGTTGTGGGACATGCTCCGCCGCAATGTCCAAAGGTGCCGGCTTCCGCCCGGGGCCGGGCCGTCACAGGTCTACGATGATTACAGCGATGTTTACGGTATTTTTCTGGCTTTGACGGGCGAGGGTTTTACCACCGCGCAGTTGCAGGATTACGCCGATTTCATCAAACGGGAATTGATGCTGGTGCCGGATGTCAAGCGCATCGAACTGTTCGGCAACCGAACCGAGCAAATCACCATTCAAATTTCCCGTGCTAAATGCGCGGGCCTCGGTATCGCACCGGAACAAATCATCAACGTGCTCAACCCGCAAAATGAACTAGTGAACGCCGGTTCCATGGAGATCGATGCCAAACGCCTGCGCATTCAAACCACCGGTGCCTTTGGCGGGCCGGCCGACATTGCCGGACTGCTCATCCAGGACCGGACGGGCAGCCAGATATTACTAAAAGATCTGGCCGACATCTCCCGGGGCTATGTGGAACCGCCCGAGCCCATGATGCGGTTCAACGGCCGGCCGGCCATCGGCATCGCCATTGCGGCGGCCTCAGGGGCCAATGTCGTCACCATGGGAGATGCCATTCAGGCCCGAATCGATGAACTGATGGCGGATCTTCCCGTCGGCATCGCTCTGGAGGGGGTGTACTACCAGTCGCGGCTCGTCAAGGGCGCCATCAAACAATTCATGACCAATCTTCTGGAATCCGTGGGCATCGTGATCGCGGTGCTTCTGATCTCCATGGGATTTCGCAGCGGTCTGATCATTGCCGGGAATCTGATCCTCTCGATTTTGGGGACGCTCTTGGTCATGCAGATCTGGTGTATCGAACTGCAGCGCATCTCCCTTGCGGCGCTCATCCTCGTAATGGGCATGATCGTGGACAACGCCATTGTGGTGACCGACGCCACCTTGACCCGACTGCAACAGGGGGAACTGCGCTGGAATGCCATCGCTCAGCCCCCCCGGATGACCGCATGGCCGCTGTTGGGGGCCACGGTCATTGCGTGTCTTGCGTTCCTGCCCATCTTCGTGGCGCCCGTCAATGCGGGGGAATACTGCGCCAGCCTGTTCCTCGTGGTGAGCATCGCGCTCATGATCAGTTGGGTTTTGTCCATGAGCCAGACGCCGGTCTTCTGCTATTATTTTCTCAAGGTATCGCCGACAAAGGGCTCAAAAGCCCCGCACTCCGGGCTTTCCTACCGCCTTTATCAGCGGATTTTGAGCACGGCTTTGACGCACCGGACCCTGACCCTGCTGATTATGGCCGGGTTACTGGCCGCCGGCGGCTTCGGTTTTCAGCGAGTCCCCCAATGGTTCTTCGCCGAATCGGACAGAGCCCAGTTTTTTATCGACTATCGCCGTCCCGAAGGCACCCGGATTCAGGCGATGGCGGACGACCTTGCGATTTTGGAAGCCCATCTGGGTTCCCTGCCCGAGGTCAAGGAATATGCGGCCTGTATCGGCCAGGGGGCGCCCCGCTTTACCGCCCCCCTCACCCCGCCCCCGCCGGCAGCCTGTTTCGGACAGATGGTGGTCAATGTTCATGATTACAACAACATAGACGTCCTCATCGAACACCTGGAAAGCTGGTTCATGGAACATCTGCCGGACGGCGAGCCCCATATGTGGAAACACATCACCGGCCCCACGGCCGATTACAAGGTGGAGGTCCGCTTTTTCGGACCGGACCCCAAAGTGTTGCGTCACCTGGCCGAACAGGCCAAGGCGATTATGCGAAAAGATCCCCGCGCCAGGAACATTTGCGATGACTGGCGGGAACGGGTTCCGGTCTTGGAAACGGTGTTTGCCCAGCAAAAGGCCCGGGCCGCCGGGGTGGAACGGCGCCACTTGGCCGACACCCTCCTGGGGTTGGAAGAAGGGCTGACTGTGGGGCTGTATCGGGAAAAGGACGATCTGATCCCCGTAAAAGTCCGTTTCGACCCGATCCAATCGACGAGCCTGGAAACTCTTCCGGTCTGGGGGAATAAGCCCGCCAGCACCCCCCTTTGCCAGGTAATTAACCGGCAGACGGTCATTTGGGAGGATCCAATCATCTGGCGATACGATCGGCGGCGGGTAATCCGCGCGCAATGTGATCCGGTCCGGGGCGTCACCGCGGACACCCTTTTAAAACGCCTGCGGCCGGCCATCGAGGCGATCCCGCTACCGCCGGCCTACTCCCTGAGCTGGGAGGGGGAAGATGAGTTGTCACGAAGGGATATCGCAGGCCTTCAGAAGTTTCTGCCGGCAACCCTTATCGGCATGAGCCTAATCCTGGTATTCCTCTTTAACTCCGTTCGAAAACCCTTGATCATCATTCTCACCGTCCCCCTGTCCATTGTGGGGATTGCGCTCGGGCTGCTGGTATTCAGAATGCCCTTCGGTTTTCTGTCCATGCTCGGAGTTTACAGCCTCATCGGCATGCTCATCAAAAACGCGGTGGTGCTCATCGACCAGATCACTGTGGAAATCAAGGCGGGTAAAGCGCCGGACCGGGCCATCATGGATTCCTGCACCAGTCGCATGCGCCCGGTGATGATGGCCTCCATGACGACAATCCTTGGGATGATTCCTCTGGTGAGCGATGCCATGTTCGGCTCCATGGCGGTCACCATCATGTGTGGCCTCGCCTTTGCGACCTTGCTGACGCTCCTGGTGGTGCCGGTGCTCTATTCCCTCTTTTTCAGACAGGAGAATATCGCATGA
- a CDS encoding efflux RND transporter periplasmic adaptor subunit: MQSKMGNTSAYHRGISTLAASLGIGGLICLILAFTVGCDRADSAGAATPRERPRPVQAVQLVSAAGVSHRTFPGAAQALRDTDLSFRVGGPLVTLAAETGRHVAKGTIIARIDSRDFEVQLHTTQARLAASRACLEEATLQFERYAKLVREKASAKATYDRVKAAYETAQAQVAEDTRRVETARNALSDTALSAPYDGYIHHKYVENYETVAAGQPVVSMVDLSAIEVGVALPENFLPIVNQFRSFSCRFDALPGASFTACLKEVGKQPNATTRTYPMTLVLEPGKARTVPQVRPGMAAEVTITIACNDNDARCFMVPVTAVANDSDHQSFVWLLDNEKQAVQHHPVTVTGVTDHGLSITGDLKAGQWVVSAGVHYLTNHQRVRLLQPPGLSNVGAEP; this comes from the coding sequence ATGCAATCGAAAATGGGTAATACATCGGCTTATCACCGGGGAATCAGCACCCTCGCCGCTTCACTCGGCATAGGGGGCTTGATCTGCCTGATACTCGCGTTCACCGTAGGCTGTGACCGCGCGGACAGCGCAGGGGCGGCTACGCCCCGGGAACGGCCCAGGCCGGTCCAAGCCGTTCAGTTGGTGTCCGCCGCGGGGGTGTCGCACCGAACCTTTCCCGGCGCCGCCCAAGCCCTGCGTGACACGGATTTGTCCTTCAGAGTGGGAGGCCCCCTGGTGACACTGGCGGCCGAAACCGGCCGCCATGTGGCCAAAGGAACCATCATCGCCCGGATTGATTCCCGGGATTTCGAGGTGCAACTGCACACCACGCAAGCACGGCTGGCCGCCTCCCGGGCCTGCCTGGAGGAAGCGACCCTTCAGTTTGAGCGATACGCCAAGCTCGTCAGGGAAAAGGCATCTGCCAAAGCCACCTATGATCGGGTAAAGGCGGCCTATGAAACGGCTCAAGCCCAGGTCGCCGAGGATACCCGAAGAGTGGAAACCGCCCGCAATGCCCTGAGCGACACCGCGCTTTCGGCACCCTATGACGGGTATATTCATCACAAGTACGTGGAAAATTATGAGACCGTCGCTGCCGGCCAACCGGTAGTTTCGATGGTCGATCTGTCCGCCATTGAAGTCGGTGTCGCCCTTCCCGAAAATTTTCTGCCTATAGTGAATCAATTCCGTTCCTTTTCCTGCCGGTTTGACGCCCTTCCCGGCGCCTCATTTACCGCTTGCTTAAAGGAGGTTGGTAAGCAGCCGAACGCCACCACCCGGACTTACCCCATGACCCTGGTTCTGGAACCGGGAAAAGCGCGTACCGTTCCGCAGGTGCGGCCCGGCATGGCCGCTGAAGTGACCATTACCATCGCCTGCAATGATAATGACGCAAGATGCTTTATGGTGCCGGTGACGGCTGTTGCCAATGATTCGGATCACCAAAGCTTTGTCTGGCTTCTGGATAATGAGAAGCAGGCGGTACAACATCACCCCGTGACCGTCACCGGCGTGACGGACCACGGCCTATCCATCACCGGGGATCTGAAAGCCGGCCAGTGGGTGGTGTCCGCGGGGGTTCATTACCTGACCAACCACCAGCGTGTTCGCCTGCTTCAGCCTCCCGGTTTAAGTAACGTGGGAGCGGAACCCTGA
- a CDS encoding sigma 54-interacting transcriptional regulator codes for MRFFHQATRLICGSLDIDTVVERCFGYLKDFFPINTLMMSLYKPESGTVNVIAMVTNGQVRRHEAPIVLSRASRREIDMIHKQIPDTDARQSGAMSPMSSFGGRVVIHEDSRNHINAREVTSALGFGAVSDMVLYLKMEGEILGVVGGIADGRHRITPAHARRFALLHDPFAIAMSNALKHREVLRLKELLTDDNRYLREELHRISGEDIIGENFGLRDVMEMVGQVAPLDSHVLLLGETGVGKEVIANAIHYASPRRNGPLIKVNCGAIPEMLLDSELFGHEKGAFTGAVALKRGRFERANAGTLFLDEIGELPQAAQVRLLRVIQFREVERVGGIGTVPVDVRIIAATHRNLAEWVKKGDFREDLWFRLNVFPITIPPLRHRKADIPALLHHFIERKAREMKLRYLPVPAPGVAERLQQYNWPGNVRELENAVERELIRHQARGAGHPLAFKDVPGNPAATPSLPPTPVTGNSLLLADMERTHIQRILEMVNGKIQGADGAAARLGLHPSTLRNRMRRLGVAFGREVMN; via the coding sequence ATGAGATTTTTTCACCAGGCCACCCGACTGATCTGCGGCAGCCTGGATATCGACACGGTCGTGGAGCGGTGTTTTGGGTATTTAAAGGATTTTTTCCCCATCAACACGTTGATGATGAGCCTTTACAAACCCGAGAGCGGGACTGTGAACGTCATCGCAATGGTGACGAACGGCCAAGTCCGCCGGCACGAGGCACCTATTGTTCTCAGCCGGGCTTCCCGCCGGGAAATCGACATGATCCACAAGCAGATACCCGACACGGATGCCCGGCAAAGCGGGGCGATGTCGCCCATGTCATCATTTGGCGGCAGGGTAGTGATACACGAAGACTCCCGCAACCATATCAACGCCCGGGAGGTGACGTCCGCTCTGGGTTTCGGGGCCGTATCGGACATGGTGCTTTACCTCAAGATGGAGGGGGAAATACTCGGGGTTGTGGGGGGCATCGCCGACGGACGCCATCGCATAACGCCGGCCCATGCCCGGCGTTTCGCCCTGCTTCATGATCCCTTTGCCATTGCCATGTCCAACGCCCTCAAACACCGGGAAGTGCTTCGCCTCAAGGAATTGCTCACGGACGACAACCGTTATCTGCGCGAAGAACTCCATCGCATTTCAGGGGAGGATATCATCGGCGAGAATTTCGGTCTTCGCGACGTCATGGAGATGGTCGGCCAGGTGGCCCCTCTGGACAGTCATGTCCTTTTGCTGGGGGAAACCGGCGTGGGCAAGGAAGTCATCGCCAACGCGATCCATTATGCATCGCCCCGGCGAAACGGCCCGCTCATCAAGGTAAATTGCGGAGCGATTCCGGAGATGCTTCTGGACAGCGAGTTGTTTGGTCATGAGAAGGGGGCCTTCACCGGCGCGGTGGCACTGAAACGCGGGCGGTTTGAACGGGCCAACGCGGGCACCCTTTTTTTGGACGAGATCGGGGAACTGCCCCAAGCCGCCCAGGTGCGGCTGTTACGGGTTATTCAGTTCCGGGAAGTAGAGCGGGTGGGGGGTATCGGCACGGTGCCTGTGGATGTCCGGATCATCGCCGCCACCCATCGCAACCTGGCGGAATGGGTCAAAAAGGGGGATTTCCGGGAAGATCTCTGGTTTCGGCTCAATGTATTTCCCATTACCATTCCGCCGCTTCGGCATCGAAAGGCCGATATTCCGGCGCTCCTGCACCATTTTATCGAACGCAAGGCTCGGGAAATGAAGCTGCGGTATCTGCCGGTGCCGGCGCCCGGCGTGGCCGAAAGATTGCAACAATACAACTGGCCGGGAAATGTCCGGGAATTGGAAAATGCCGTGGAACGGGAACTCATCCGGCATCAGGCCCGGGGAGCGGGACATCCCCTGGCGTTCAAGGATGTTCCCGGGAATCCCGCCGCAACGCCGTCTTTGCCGCCGACGCCGGTGACCGGCAATTCCCTTCTGCTAGCGGATATGGAACGCACCCATATTCAGCGGATCCTGGAAATGGTGAATGGAAAGATCCAGGGGGCCGACGGTGCGGCCGCCCGTCTGGGCCTACATCCCAGTACGCTTCGAAATCGCATGCGCAGGCTTGGGGTCGCCTTTGGCCGGGAGGTGATGAATTGA